From a region of the Chitinophaga caseinilytica genome:
- a CDS encoding MFS transporter has translation MKQIQPKSLFVASCLALLVTSLSFGIRAGILGQLGVQFHLNAQELSIIAGTAFWGFPLAVVLGGFIVDAIGMKRLLIAAFVLHLLGIVLTIATPYFSSGFWPLFISTLFIGMANGTVEAACNPLVATIFPDNKTTKLNHFHLWFPGGIVVGALVVFLFKELGHADLWQLQVGLMIIPTLLYGYLFSKLDFPVTERVAAGVSNAQMYRSVTSRLFIFMFICMFGTAITELFTNQWIEILLKNVTENGILILALTAGVQVLGRAVAGPIVHRLSPTGVLFISAILSALGLYLMGSQSGSMLFVAAVIFGLGITYFWPTMLGFVSENIPESGALGMNLMGGAGMFAVSIYMMFMGGFYDSIIGKNLPAGGTLDTFRSAAPGTAEAAAYAQAQAVAGPEIINVTLVIPIILIVAFGGLYFYMRGKSKQQLQTA, from the coding sequence ATGAAGCAGATACAGCCTAAGAGTCTTTTCGTTGCCAGCTGCCTGGCCCTGCTTGTCACTTCCTTATCCTTCGGGATTCGCGCCGGCATCCTCGGACAGCTGGGCGTGCAATTCCATCTGAACGCCCAGGAATTATCCATCATCGCCGGTACTGCTTTTTGGGGTTTCCCGCTCGCCGTTGTGCTGGGCGGTTTCATCGTAGATGCCATCGGCATGAAACGCCTGCTCATCGCGGCATTCGTGCTGCATTTGCTCGGCATCGTCCTCACCATCGCCACACCTTATTTCAGCTCCGGTTTCTGGCCGCTGTTCATCTCCACCCTGTTCATCGGTATGGCGAACGGTACGGTGGAAGCAGCCTGCAACCCGCTCGTAGCCACTATCTTCCCCGATAATAAAACCACCAAGCTGAACCACTTTCACCTCTGGTTCCCCGGCGGTATCGTAGTAGGCGCGCTCGTGGTATTCCTGTTCAAGGAGCTCGGGCATGCCGACCTCTGGCAACTGCAGGTAGGCCTCATGATCATCCCTACGCTGCTGTACGGTTACCTCTTCTCCAAGCTGGACTTCCCCGTTACGGAGCGCGTGGCCGCGGGGGTTTCCAACGCACAGATGTACCGCTCGGTAACCAGCCGGCTGTTCATCTTCATGTTCATCTGCATGTTCGGCACGGCCATCACGGAACTCTTCACCAACCAATGGATCGAAATACTCCTGAAAAACGTAACGGAAAACGGTATCCTCATCCTGGCGCTCACCGCCGGCGTACAGGTGCTGGGCCGTGCAGTGGCAGGGCCTATCGTGCACCGGCTGTCGCCCACCGGCGTGCTGTTCATTTCAGCGATTTTGTCGGCCCTCGGGCTTTACCTCATGGGTAGCCAGTCTGGCAGCATGCTCTTCGTAGCCGCTGTCATTTTCGGTCTTGGCATCACTTACTTCTGGCCCACCATGCTCGGGTTCGTTTCCGAGAACATCCCGGAATCCGGTGCGCTCGGCATGAACCTCATGGGTGGCGCGGGTATGTTCGCCGTATCTATTTATATGATGTTCATGGGTGGTTTCTATGACAGCATCATCGGGAAGAACCTCCCCGCCGGCGGCACGCTCGATACCTTCCGCTCCGCCGCCCCCGGCACCGCCGAAGCAGCGGCCTACGCGCAGGCACAGGCGGTCGCAGGTCCGGAAATCATCAACGTGACCCTCGTGATACCCATTATACTCATCGTTGCCTTCGGCGGCCTTTATTTCTATATGAGAGGCAAAAGCAAACAACAATTACAAACTGCATAA
- a CDS encoding Gfo/Idh/MocA family oxidoreductase: protein MNRKLRMGMIGGGKDAFIGAIHRIAANMDGLIELKAGALSINPEVAEDSGRSLFLDSDRIYTDFKTMLEKEAAMPAEKRLDFITIVTPNFAHFEPAMMALDKGFHVVIEKPITFTLDEAKQLKAKVEQTGLSLLLTHTYTGYPMVKQARQMVANGTLGKIRKVWVEYPQGWLSKLSEREGNAQAAWRTDPKRSGKAGAMGDIGTHAFNLAEYITGDTVEKLCADNHIMVPGRLLDDDGAVLMRFTNGAAGVLMASQVAAGEENALKIRVYGEKGGMEWAQHEPNTLIVRWLDKPAEILRAGAGNPHLSSFATHNCRTPGGHPEGYLEAFGNLYRNFALSLQARIDGTEASKEALDFPSVNEGVRGMAFIDNVVKSSASTEKWTTFEI from the coding sequence ATGAACAGGAAACTCAGAATGGGAATGATCGGAGGCGGGAAAGACGCCTTCATCGGGGCCATCCACCGCATCGCGGCGAATATGGACGGGCTCATCGAACTGAAAGCAGGTGCCTTGAGCATCAACCCCGAAGTGGCCGAAGACTCCGGGCGCTCGCTCTTCCTGGATAGCGACCGCATCTATACGGACTTCAAAACCATGCTCGAGAAGGAAGCCGCCATGCCGGCTGAAAAGCGGCTGGACTTCATCACCATCGTGACCCCCAACTTCGCACACTTCGAGCCGGCCATGATGGCCCTCGATAAAGGGTTCCACGTCGTGATCGAAAAGCCCATCACCTTCACCCTCGACGAAGCCAAACAACTCAAAGCCAAGGTGGAGCAGACCGGCCTCAGCCTCCTGCTCACCCACACCTATACCGGCTACCCCATGGTGAAACAGGCCCGCCAGATGGTGGCCAACGGCACCCTGGGCAAAATCCGCAAAGTATGGGTAGAATATCCGCAGGGCTGGCTGTCCAAACTCAGCGAGCGCGAAGGCAACGCACAGGCAGCCTGGCGCACCGACCCCAAGCGCTCCGGTAAAGCCGGCGCCATGGGCGATATCGGCACCCACGCCTTCAACCTCGCAGAATACATCACCGGCGATACCGTGGAAAAACTCTGCGCAGACAACCACATCATGGTGCCTGGCCGCCTGCTCGACGACGATGGCGCCGTGCTCATGCGCTTCACCAACGGCGCTGCAGGCGTACTGATGGCTTCGCAGGTAGCCGCCGGGGAAGAGAATGCCCTCAAAATCCGCGTATACGGAGAGAAAGGTGGTATGGAATGGGCACAGCACGAGCCGAACACCCTCATCGTGCGCTGGCTCGACAAGCCCGCCGAAATTCTCCGCGCAGGTGCCGGCAACCCGCACCTCAGCTCCTTCGCCACCCACAACTGCCGCACGCCGGGCGGTCACCCCGAAGGGTACCTCGAAGCATTCGGCAACCTGTACCGCAACTTCGCACTGTCGCTCCAGGCCCGTATAGACGGCACCGAAGCGTCGAAGGAAGCGCTCGACTTCCCCTCGGTTAACGAAGGTGTACGGGGCATGGCTTTCATCGATAATGTGGTGAAAAGCTCCGCCAGTACCGAAAAATGGACGACCTTCGAAATTTAG
- a CDS encoding sugar phosphate isomerase/epimerase, whose protein sequence is MKTIKGPGIFLAQFLDDKAPFNTLEGITKWAASLGFKGVQIPTWDPRMIDLKKAAESQTYADEIKGIVQSAGMEITELSTHLQGQLVAVHPAYNELFDGFAPAELRGSANVKARTEWAVQQLKYAAKASRNLGLNAHATFSGALLWQTVYPWPQRPAGLVETGFKELANRWLPILNEMDANGVDLCYEIHPGEDLHDGISYERFLAATGNHNRACLLYDPSHFVLQAMDYLEYIDIYHEKIKMFHVKDAEFNPTGRSGVYGGYQSWIDRPGRFRSLGDGQVDFKAVFSKLTQYDFSGWAVMEWECCMKHPEDGAREGAPFIKDHIIRVTEKAFDDFAGTGADENLNRRILGL, encoded by the coding sequence ATGAAGACGATCAAAGGGCCCGGCATTTTCCTGGCGCAGTTCCTGGACGACAAAGCCCCTTTCAATACCCTCGAAGGCATTACCAAATGGGCTGCCTCCCTGGGTTTCAAAGGGGTGCAGATCCCCACCTGGGACCCCCGGATGATAGACCTGAAGAAAGCCGCCGAGAGCCAGACCTATGCAGACGAGATCAAAGGCATCGTGCAAAGCGCAGGGATGGAGATCACCGAGCTGTCGACCCACTTACAGGGCCAGCTGGTGGCCGTTCACCCCGCCTATAACGAACTGTTCGACGGGTTCGCTCCCGCGGAACTGCGCGGCAGCGCCAACGTGAAAGCCCGTACGGAATGGGCCGTCCAGCAACTGAAATACGCCGCCAAAGCGAGCCGCAACCTGGGCCTGAACGCCCACGCCACTTTCAGCGGCGCGTTGCTCTGGCAAACGGTGTACCCCTGGCCCCAGCGCCCTGCAGGGCTCGTGGAAACGGGGTTCAAGGAGCTGGCCAACCGCTGGCTGCCGATCCTCAATGAAATGGATGCGAACGGCGTGGACCTCTGCTACGAGATCCACCCCGGCGAAGACCTGCACGACGGCATCAGCTACGAGCGGTTCCTCGCTGCCACCGGCAACCACAACCGCGCCTGCCTTTTGTATGATCCCAGCCACTTCGTGCTCCAGGCTATGGATTACCTCGAATACATCGATATCTACCACGAAAAAATAAAGATGTTCCATGTGAAAGACGCGGAATTCAATCCCACCGGCCGCTCCGGCGTGTACGGCGGGTACCAGTCGTGGATCGACCGGCCGGGGCGTTTCCGCTCCCTGGGCGATGGACAGGTGGATTTCAAGGCGGTGTTCAGCAAGCTGACCCAATACGATTTCTCCGGCTGGGCCGTGATGGAATGGGAATGCTGCATGAAGCACCCGGAAGACGGGGCACGCGAAGGCGCGCCGTTCATTAAGGATCATATTATCCGCGTCACCGAAAAAGCGTTCGACGATTTTGCCGGAACGGGTGCGGATGAAAACCTGAACAGACGTATATTAGGACTGTAA
- a CDS encoding c-type cytochrome, with translation MKKLFLMPVVIGSVVFMAACGGGGEEKKAEEKASQEAPAPAADNSMVADVTGKGKELMAAQDCATCHKETEKVIGPAFKEIAAKYPNTPENIATLADKIISGGSGNWGEIPMAPHAGISKPDAEEMVKYILTVK, from the coding sequence ATGAAGAAATTATTCTTGATGCCGGTGGTAATTGGTTCCGTAGTGTTCATGGCAGCCTGCGGCGGCGGCGGTGAAGAAAAGAAAGCCGAAGAGAAGGCATCTCAAGAAGCCCCGGCTCCCGCGGCAGACAATTCCATGGTAGCCGACGTAACCGGCAAAGGAAAGGAACTGATGGCAGCGCAGGATTGCGCCACCTGCCACAAGGAAACCGAAAAAGTGATCGGGCCCGCCTTCAAGGAAATTGCCGCGAAATATCCCAACACCCCGGAAAACATCGCCACGCTGGCCGACAAGATCATCAGCGGCGGTTCCGGTAACTGGGGCGAAATTCCCATGGCTCCGCACGCCGGCATTTCCAAGCCCGACGCGGAAGAAATGGTGAAGTACATCCTGACTGTTAAATAA
- a CDS encoding DUF1080 domain-containing protein → MTKRILSTVMLIGALSAGTTAFAQEATLSKKEQKAGWKLLFDGKTTNGWRGYKTQEAPGAWKVENGALFLDTDAKKAGAKGGDIMTAEPYENYELELEWKISEGGNSGIIFSVHEDPKFGATYQTGPEMQVLDDDKHSDGKIHKHNSGDLYDLIASPARYAKPVGQWNTAKIIKKDGKLTLVFNGHKTAEVTMGSEAWDKLVAGSKFKAWDGFGKFQKGHIALQDHGDKVWYRNIKIRQL, encoded by the coding sequence ATGACGAAACGTATATTATCCACCGTTATGCTGATCGGCGCCTTGTCTGCCGGTACAACCGCTTTCGCGCAGGAAGCCACGCTTTCCAAAAAAGAACAGAAAGCCGGCTGGAAACTGCTGTTCGATGGTAAAACCACCAACGGCTGGCGCGGCTACAAAACCCAGGAAGCCCCCGGCGCCTGGAAAGTAGAGAACGGTGCCCTCTTCCTCGACACCGATGCCAAAAAAGCAGGTGCCAAAGGCGGCGATATCATGACCGCCGAGCCATACGAAAACTATGAGCTCGAACTGGAATGGAAAATCTCCGAAGGCGGCAACTCCGGCATCATCTTCAGTGTACATGAAGACCCGAAATTCGGCGCCACCTACCAAACCGGCCCCGAAATGCAGGTGCTCGACGACGACAAGCATTCCGACGGCAAAATCCACAAACACAACTCCGGCGATCTCTACGATCTCATCGCTTCTCCCGCCCGCTACGCCAAACCCGTAGGCCAATGGAACACCGCGAAGATCATCAAGAAAGACGGCAAACTGACCCTCGTCTTCAACGGCCACAAAACCGCAGAAGTAACCATGGGCTCCGAAGCATGGGATAAACTCGTTGCCGGATCGAAATTCAAAGCCTGGGATGGCTTCGGCAAATTCCAGAAAGGACACATCGCCCTGCAAGACCATGGCGACAAAGTTTGGTACAGAAACATCAAGATCCGCCAACTGTAA
- a CDS encoding ThuA domain-containing protein: MMRYKYLFLLCAVVAISTGLVAFKKAKPRLLVFSKTAGFRHDCIPVAKVAMLKLGAENGYEVDTTEDASLFTAKNLARYKAVVFLNTTGDVLNDDQQSALEGYIRKGGGYAGVHAATDTEYDWPWYNQLVGAYFLSHPHQQTATLNVVDRNHPATAHLEPTWVRKDEWYNFKSIVPGLNVLIKIDESSYEGGKNDGNHPMSWYREFDGGRTFYTELGHTKESYSEPAFLKHILGGINYAAGKKK, translated from the coding sequence ATGATGCGCTACAAATATCTCTTCCTCCTCTGCGCCGTGGTTGCTATCTCCACCGGCCTGGTGGCTTTCAAAAAAGCAAAGCCCCGCCTGCTCGTTTTCTCGAAAACAGCAGGGTTCCGACACGATTGCATCCCCGTGGCCAAAGTGGCCATGCTGAAGCTGGGAGCGGAAAACGGTTATGAAGTGGATACCACCGAAGACGCATCCCTGTTCACCGCTAAAAACCTCGCCCGGTACAAAGCCGTAGTGTTCCTGAACACCACCGGCGATGTCCTCAACGATGATCAGCAGTCCGCCCTGGAAGGCTACATCCGGAAAGGCGGCGGGTACGCGGGCGTGCATGCGGCCACCGACACGGAGTACGACTGGCCCTGGTACAACCAGCTGGTTGGCGCGTACTTCCTCAGCCACCCGCACCAGCAAACCGCAACGCTCAACGTAGTGGACAGGAACCACCCCGCAACGGCCCACCTCGAGCCTACCTGGGTGCGCAAAGACGAATGGTACAACTTCAAAAGCATCGTGCCCGGGCTGAACGTCCTCATCAAAATCGATGAAAGCTCCTACGAAGGCGGCAAGAACGACGGCAACCACCCCATGAGCTGGTACCGCGAGTTCGACGGCGGCCGCACCTTCTACACCGAGCTGGGCCATACCAAAGAGTCGTACAGCGAGCCCGCTTTCCTCAAACACATCCTCGGCGGGATCAACTACGCCGCAGGAAAGAAGAAGTAG
- a CDS encoding ThuA domain-containing protein translates to MKHITYLLVFIVAATMLSCSKTRPGKAKVLVFSKTAGFRHASIPAGIEALRKMGAENNFDVDTTEDAGKFTENNLKQYSAIIFLNTTGDVLNTAQEADFERYVQSGGGFVGIHAATDTEYDWAWYGKLVGAYFSDHPAGTHKAKLIVTDKSHPSTANLPDTWEHTDEWYNFKNVNKETKVLMKVDESTYAGGKMGNDHNISWYHEYDGGRAFYTELGHTEESYKEENFLKHVLGGIQYAIGKNLELDYAKAKSLRVPEEDRFTRQTLTSGEFFEPTEMAILPNLDILVAQRRGELMLYSNASQKLSQVGLLHVYHKTEVPNVNAEEGLMGLAADPDYAKNNYIYLFYSPTDTSVNRLSRFKFVNGQLDMQSEKVILQFYSQRDICCHTGGSIAFGPDGLLYVSTGDNTTPFDEAGQPYVSKGYGPVDDRPGHQQYDGRRSSSNTNDLRGKVLRIRLKEDGSYEIPEGNLFPVGTAKTKPEIYTMGTRNPYRISIDRKTNFLYWGEVGPDAANDDSTRGPRGYDEVNQAKKAGYYGYPLFIADNKPYRAYDYTTGVSGPYNDPKKPINNSRNNTGLTELPPAQPAFIWYPYGKSDEFPLVGTGGRNAEAGPVYYSEFYPKETRLPDYYNGKLFIYDWIRGWVMAVTMDKDGNYVKMERFLPSQKFNAPIDMEMGPDGKLYILEYGNGWFSKNADAGLVRIDYNGGNRAPKVKMEVEKLTGALPFTVKASAEGSVDPDGDAITYTWNFGNGNKKETTTPSAEFTYTTAGEYPVSVEVTDDKGAHTLSQTIQVYAGNETPTVNIQVKGNSMFYFPGKKVDYAVEVADKEDGQSAAGGFDIANLYVKAIYMEGRDKAAMSQGHQIISGAIAGKNIMETSDCKTCHKPNEKSIGPSFVEVANKYKADPKSPDYLADKIIKGGGGVWGETAMAAHPGISHGEAKQIVEYIFSLAGGAKQDPSLPASGSLNATLGNEVKDRGILYLIATYTDKGGPGIRPITGTASVELRNPKIQAESYKGSDGANSVEIEGMKLLVPGANTWAAYPNLDLTGVSGIELTYFVREIPAHGYTVSAHLDSQSGAALGSVTIGKGAKAGQPNVANISFPAIAGGKKQSLVLVIKAADPAEQTPVAIDYFRLQAK, encoded by the coding sequence ATGAAGCATATCACATACCTGCTCGTCTTTATCGTTGCGGCAACCATGCTCAGCTGCAGCAAAACCCGGCCCGGAAAAGCGAAAGTGCTCGTCTTCTCCAAAACCGCCGGATTCCGCCACGCCTCCATCCCCGCGGGCATCGAGGCACTCCGGAAAATGGGCGCCGAAAATAATTTCGACGTCGACACCACCGAAGATGCCGGCAAATTCACGGAGAACAATCTCAAACAATACTCCGCCATCATCTTCCTCAACACCACCGGCGATGTCCTGAACACCGCACAGGAAGCGGATTTTGAACGGTACGTACAATCCGGGGGAGGCTTCGTGGGCATTCACGCTGCCACCGACACCGAGTACGACTGGGCCTGGTACGGCAAACTGGTTGGCGCCTACTTCTCCGACCACCCGGCCGGCACTCACAAAGCAAAACTCATCGTCACCGACAAAAGCCACCCATCCACCGCCAACCTCCCCGACACCTGGGAGCATACCGACGAATGGTATAACTTCAAAAACGTGAACAAGGAGACGAAAGTGCTCATGAAAGTCGACGAATCCACATACGCCGGCGGCAAAATGGGCAACGACCACAACATCTCCTGGTACCACGAATACGACGGCGGCCGCGCGTTCTACACCGAACTGGGCCATACGGAAGAATCCTACAAAGAAGAAAACTTCCTCAAACATGTGCTCGGCGGCATTCAGTACGCCATCGGCAAAAACCTGGAACTGGATTACGCAAAAGCCAAATCGCTCCGCGTTCCGGAAGAAGACCGCTTCACCCGTCAAACCCTCACCAGCGGCGAGTTCTTCGAGCCCACCGAAATGGCCATCCTCCCCAACCTCGACATCCTCGTTGCACAACGCCGTGGCGAACTGATGCTCTACAGCAACGCTTCGCAGAAACTTTCACAAGTTGGCCTGCTGCACGTGTACCATAAAACGGAAGTCCCCAATGTGAACGCGGAAGAAGGACTCATGGGCCTCGCCGCCGATCCGGACTACGCGAAAAATAATTACATCTACCTCTTCTATTCTCCCACCGATACTTCCGTGAACCGCCTCAGCCGGTTCAAATTCGTGAACGGCCAGCTGGATATGCAATCCGAAAAAGTGATCCTCCAGTTCTACTCCCAGCGCGATATCTGCTGCCACACCGGCGGCTCCATCGCGTTCGGCCCGGATGGCTTGCTCTACGTTTCCACCGGCGACAATACCACACCGTTCGACGAAGCCGGACAGCCTTACGTGAGCAAAGGCTACGGCCCTGTAGACGACCGTCCCGGCCACCAGCAGTACGACGGCCGCCGCAGTTCTTCCAACACCAACGACCTCCGCGGTAAAGTGCTGCGCATCCGGTTGAAGGAAGACGGTTCTTACGAAATCCCGGAAGGCAACCTTTTCCCGGTTGGTACCGCGAAAACGAAACCCGAGATCTATACGATGGGGACCCGCAACCCGTATCGCATTTCCATCGACCGCAAAACGAATTTCCTCTATTGGGGCGAAGTAGGGCCCGATGCGGCGAACGACGATTCTACCCGCGGCCCGCGCGGATACGACGAAGTGAACCAGGCGAAGAAGGCCGGCTATTACGGTTATCCGCTGTTCATCGCCGACAATAAACCGTATCGCGCTTACGATTATACAACAGGCGTTTCCGGACCTTACAATGATCCGAAGAAGCCCATCAACAATTCCCGCAACAATACCGGTCTCACCGAACTGCCGCCCGCGCAGCCCGCGTTCATCTGGTACCCTTATGGCAAATCTGACGAGTTTCCGCTGGTGGGCACCGGTGGCCGTAACGCAGAAGCAGGGCCGGTGTACTACAGCGAATTCTATCCGAAAGAAACCCGCCTGCCGGATTACTACAACGGCAAACTGTTCATCTACGATTGGATCAGGGGCTGGGTGATGGCGGTTACGATGGATAAAGACGGTAATTATGTGAAGATGGAACGCTTCCTGCCGTCGCAGAAATTCAACGCGCCAATCGATATGGAAATGGGCCCCGACGGAAAGCTGTACATCCTCGAATACGGGAATGGTTGGTTCTCCAAAAACGCTGACGCAGGGCTGGTCCGCATCGATTACAATGGCGGCAACCGTGCACCGAAAGTGAAGATGGAAGTGGAAAAACTGACCGGCGCACTGCCGTTTACCGTGAAAGCTTCCGCAGAAGGTTCCGTTGACCCAGACGGCGACGCGATCACCTACACCTGGAATTTCGGGAACGGCAATAAGAAAGAAACGACAACGCCTTCAGCGGAATTCACTTACACCACCGCCGGAGAATACCCGGTTTCAGTGGAAGTGACCGACGACAAGGGCGCACATACCCTGAGCCAGACCATCCAGGTGTATGCGGGGAACGAAACGCCCACCGTGAACATCCAGGTGAAAGGCAACAGCATGTTCTATTTCCCCGGAAAGAAAGTGGATTATGCGGTGGAAGTGGCCGACAAGGAAGACGGGCAGTCCGCTGCCGGCGGTTTCGACATCGCCAACCTGTACGTGAAAGCGATTTATATGGAAGGGCGCGACAAGGCAGCGATGTCTCAGGGCCACCAGATCATCTCCGGTGCGATCGCAGGGAAAAACATCATGGAAACTTCCGACTGTAAAACCTGTCATAAGCCGAACGAGAAATCCATCGGGCCGAGCTTCGTGGAAGTGGCGAACAAGTATAAGGCGGATCCGAAATCGCCCGACTACCTGGCCGACAAGATCATCAAAGGCGGCGGCGGTGTCTGGGGCGAAACGGCGATGGCCGCGCACCCCGGCATTTCTCACGGCGAAGCCAAACAGATCGTGGAATACATCTTCTCCCTGGCGGGCGGCGCCAAACAGGACCCCTCGCTGCCGGCGAGCGGCAGCCTGAACGCGACGTTGGGCAATGAAGTGAAAGACAGGGGGATTCTTTACCTGATCGCTACCTATACCGACAAAGGCGGTCCGGGCATCCGGCCGATTACGGGAACCGCCAGTGTGGAACTGCGCAACCCGAAAATCCAGGCGGAAAGCTACAAGGGGTCTGACGGTGCGAATTCCGTGGAGATCGAAGGGATGAAACTGCTGGTTCCGGGCGCCAATACCTGGGCGGCATATCCCAACCTCGATCTGACCGGTGTTTCCGGCATCGAGCTGACGTACTTCGTGCGGGAGATCCCTGCTCACGGCTATACCGTTTCCGCGCATCTGGACAGCCAGTCCGGCGCGGCGCTTGGCAGTGTAACGATCGGCAAGGGCGCGAAAGCGGGCCAGCCGAACGTGGCGAACATTTCCTTCCCGGCGATCGCCGGCGGGAAGAAGCAGTCGCTGGTGCTGGTGATCAAGGCGGCCGATCCGGCCGAGCAGACGCCGGTGGCGATCGATTACTTCAGATTGCAGGCTAA